The Pseudomonadota bacterium genome contains the following window.
TCCAATGATACTACGCGCACCAAGCGCACGGGGGCCAAACTCCATCCGTCCCTGGAACCAGCCAGCGATCTTGCCCTGTGCCAAAATATCCGCCGTATTTCTATATAGATCATCATCCGATACGCGCTTATATACAGCTCCGAACTGCGCAAGCTGCTCAATAGTCTCCTCGTCGGAGAACTCAGGTCCTAGTAGCGTCTGCTTCTGAGCATCAACGCCCTCGCTCGTTATACGGGGATTATCGAGATATCCGTACCAGGTACATAGCGCAGCCCCGAGAGCTCCACCAGCATCCCCTGCCGCTGGTTGTATCCAGATATTCTTAAACGGTCCCTCGCGCAGGAGCTTGCCGTTTCCTACGCAATTAAGCGCAACACCACCCGCCATAACGAGGTTCTCTAGCCCGGTCTCCCTGTGGAGAAAGCGTGCCTGTCTTAGCATACACTCCTCAACCACCACCTGAATCGAGGCGGCGAGATCCATCTCTCGTTGTGTCAGTGGACTCTCAGGCTTACGGCGTGGGCCATCAAAGAGGGTGTCAAAGCCCTCGTTGGTCATGGAGAGGCCCGCCATATAGTTGAAGTATTTGAGGTTTAGGTGATACGAGCCATCATCCTTAAGATCAACGAGGTTATCGTAGATCTTCTGCGCGTACTTGGGCTCCCCGTAGGGAGCCAAGCCCATCACTTTATACTCACCTGAATTAACCTTAAAACCTGTGAAATAGGTGAACGCTGAGTAAAGCAGCCCCATCGAGTGCGGGAACTTAATCTCACGTAGGATTGAGAATTTATTGCCCCTACCAACTCCGAGGCTGTTTGTGGTCCACTCCCCTACTCCATCGATAGTAAGGATGGCGGCCTCCTGGTACGGTGAGGGATAGAAGGCAGAACCGGCGTGACTCTGGTGATGCTCTGTAAAGAGCACCTCTCCATTATATCCGAGCTCGCTCTTGATCGTATCCGGTATCCAGAGCTTGTGTTTGAGCCAGAGCGGCATGGCGCGCGCGTAAGAGGTAAACCCCTGCGGAGCTGTTGCCAGGTAGGTCTCTAGTAGGCGTTCAAACTTTAGTAACGGCTTGTCATAGAATGCAACGAAGTCTACATCCTTAATGGTAAGTCCCTGCGATTTTAGACAATATGCAGCGGCGTTTTTTGGAAAATCTGGATCGTGTTTTTTGCGTGTAAAGCGCTCCTCTTGGGCAGCGGCTACTATTTTGCCATCTGCTACCAGGCATGCCGCGCTATCATGATATAATGCTGAGATTCCCAGAATGTTCATATCGCGTCCATGGTCCTATGGAATTAAGTCCTTAAGTAACTAGTCAGCATATTCCAGAAATATTCGCATACGGGAATGACACTCAATAGCCCCTAAGGGGCCGATTTGCTCCGCAAATCGGGGGTAAAACATTAACTGGTCACAAAATCTGCCGTCCCCGATCAGGGGACGACCAATCGAATTACCTATGAAACTTCGCCGTAATCTAAGTAGCTTGAATCGCGACATTAAACTACGGTGACCAGTTACGTCCTTAAATACACCGACTTATTACAACCTGTCGATAGTACTCAATTACTTTCATGCTGAGTAGCTAAAATCAAGACCCTTCAGGGAGGTGTGGCAGGCCAGGAGGCGCTAATTCCTTGAGGTACCTTGCCTTTTAATCAGTTATCCTGATCAATAGCGTTATGACTAAAAAATCCCGATCCTCAATCGCTGCCTTTATCGTGTGTTGTAACGAAGAGCGCCAGATCCGACGGTGCCTTGAGAGCGTGCGCTGGTGTGATGAGATCGTCATCGTTGATTCCGGCTCTACAGACCGCACCCTGCAGATCTGCGCCGAATTTACCTCAAAGATCATACACCACGATTGGCAGGGGTACGTGATTCAAAAGAGGTTTGCGCTCGCTCAATGCAGTAGTGAGTGGGTGCTAAATATCGATGCCGATGAGGAGGTTTCGGAGGAACTGCAAGAGGAGATCGTCAAGATCCTAGAGGAGGATAAAGCCGGAAAGGTCTCAACGCACGGCTTCCTACTAAATCGGGTCATATTCTTTCTCGATAGGTGGTGGCGCAAGGGTGGTTGGTATCCGGAGTATCGCCTGAGGTTATGTCGTCGCTCTGCTACGACCTGGGGGGGCGAGGACCCGCATGAGAAGGCCCATGTAACCGGCGAAACCAAGCGTTGCACTGGTGAGCTGCATCACTACTCATTTACCGACCTAACCGATTATGTGCGGCGGATGAACACCCTCTCATCAAACGCCACTCCATCGCTTATAAAGCGTGGTGCTACCGCATCAGCGATCGTTATTATAGGCCGCACCTGTGCGCGCTTCTTTAAGTTCTACATCTCAAAACGTGGCTTCCGTGAGGGGCTGGCGGGGCTAATAGTCGCCTCAATTGAAGCGTTCTCGGTGCTGCTTAAGTATGCAAAGCTTTGGGAGGCGCGCAAGCGGTGATAGGCTGGCAGCCTGTCGAGGCCTTTAAGGCCGAATCGAATGGACCTAAGCGGGGTCGAACCGCTGACCTCTACACTGCCAGCGTAGCGCTCTACCAACTGAGCTATAGGCCCATATACGCTAAAGAGAATAATTCAAAGACCGCAGAGTGTCAAAGTACCAGCCCCTAATAATCAATCGCCTCCCCTGCCTCAGGATTTGATCGTTTCCCCTAGTTACTATAACGTGCATGTCTGGCGGGCTGTGGCGCAGACCGGTAGCGCGTTCCCTTGGGGTGGGAGAGGTCGGAGGTTCAAATCCTCTCAGCCCGACCAATTTCTTTACTGCGCAAAAAACAGGGTCTAGATTCGAAAGCCCCTAAGGGGCCGATTTGCGGAGCCCGTCCAGCAGCGCAAGCTGCTGGCGCAGCAATGCGGTGGGGGTGAAAACATTAACCTAAGTACTACGACTCCGCTCTATACCCCCGTCGGATAAGCCCATTCAGCAGAGCCTCATTCAGCCCCGCCTCTTCTTGTACGGTCCAACTTGGCGTTACCTGTAACGCTCGTACCATGGCACTATGAGCCAGCGTAGTAATATTTAAAGCCGCCGCCTCTTCAACTATCTGTCCCCAATCATGTGGCTGTATTGAGGGATATTCTCGCTTATCGGCAACACTATTTTGCGCTGCATTAGGCCACTGCTCGATCTCTTGCATAATGTTCTGCAGGCCTTCACTCAGAACCTGCGTTGTAGCTTCAGCTTGCTCACCCTCGGCCCTCATCTGCCACATAAAGTACGCTCCAACTCTGGATACAGGAGGCCGCGCAATTTCCATAGCCTGCTTTTTATACCCGGCTCGATAGAGCAGATCCGGCAGAAAGATTCGACTAAGTTGGTACTGACGAGGATGATCAATTGAGCTCAACATGGAGGATATAGTATCTGCGATGATATTACGAAGCGCCTCGTCCCTTACGATGATATCAGAACAGAGATCCTCGCACATCTCTCCAATCAGCTCCTCTTCCTGCCCAGCAAGGGATCGGACAGTTTCAACAAAAGCCTCGTTTGTCTTATTTATTGTACCCTGATTGCCAACCCTCTGAGCGGATATTAATTGATGTTCGAATCTCTTGCTAACAAATACAACATATAGATCGAGCTCTGGATACTGCTCGCTAAGCAGGCAAAAGATCTGATCCGTTATTTCGCTATATGCGCCCTGATTCGCCGCCAACATGCCCTTAGCTATTGTGGCAACGCAGTAGTAAAATTCATCATCTAATTCGCCTGTATTGAATAATACCTCAATCCTTTTAATAGCGTCTTCTGGCTGCTTTAGATGTTTGGCTCTAATCTGCATACCGATTGAAAATCCAACGGCCCATGGCGCTACGTGATCTGACCTGGTATCAGGGGAGATCTGTTCAATCAACTTATCAACCAGCCCTGCATTTCCTACCATCGCAGCATTAAATGCTCGTACGCGCAGAGCATCCTCGCTATTGTTTTCTGAAGTGTCTAGATAACTCCCAAAGATCGAACGTACCACCACGGCGCACATATTTACTGCTTGCGCAGAGCCGCTTGCTGTACAGGCCTGCGTAACCATATAGAGCAGATCTATCTGAAGTTTTGTGTTGTTGAAGGCTTCCAGCAACTTGGTTATCTGATCACAGCTCCCTTTCTTAAAAAGCTCTGTTATCGCATCTAAGAAGCGACTCATGTCGACCCTTGCGTTTACCCGATCTGGCAAGGTGCATGTAATGGGAATTAGGTCATGCAGCACTTGATCCAAAACATCTATCTGTCCTGATGCAACTGCAGCTCTAATAATCGGCGCGATGCTGTTTAGTAGTCGGACACACTGCTGCGGTTTAATTGTAGTATGTGGAGCGATACGAAGAACCTCTCTTAGCTTACATGCAAGAGCCACTGTCAGCTCCGCATCACCCACCATAAGAGCAATACCTGCCGCATCACCTAGCGCATACGCCGCTGCCTCCCTTGCTTTATAAGCAGCAGGAAGCGCGCAGAGATGTTCGGCCAGCAAACAAGCACAATGTAGCATCGCAAGTTCGTGACCACTGGATGGAATGACTACGCTAGCCGGCTCGGCTTTTATGGTTTGGAGTTGTGCCTTTTCAAAAACACTCCGGACAACTTGGTACACCTCAGAGCGGATTGGGCACTCAACTACCTTAAGTTCGTTCAGCTTTGTTTCTATGGTGAGAAAAAACTTGGCCTGGTCCGGACCTTTACCACCTAAACTGACATGAGTAATCCGCACAGGCTGAGAGTCCAACGGAATGCATTTCATAACATCCTCCAACACTCCGTGTGAAGCTAGGATCGGGCTCTTTATAAAATCGATTCCAGGAATATGTAGAGATGTGCGATCTTGCATAGGGCTGCTTAAAATTAGTCAGCCAGTAATTATAGAAGAGATCTGGTTCTTAAGTAACCCTTAGAAGGAATCAGAGCAGCCTGAACCTGTCGGTTTGAGTGTGTTTGGGGAACTATTCACCCCAGTATAAACTTGTTGCTGGTTAAAATGATTCGATCTTGCGATCCGTCCTAAAGACTCGCCTTTCTTGACGTTCCCTGATCGGGGACGCTTATTTTAGGGGTTAATAGTATTGTTTAGAAAAATTAGTCGGCGCTTAGCCCGCCATCAGATCGATTACAAAGCGATACCGTACATCTCCACGCAACATTCTCTCATACGCTACATTAATCTGCGCGGGATTAATCATCTCTACATCAGAGACGATATTGTTAGCGGCACAAAAATCAAGCATCTCCTGGGTCTCTTTAATACCTCCGACCATAGATCCCGCTATGGTTCGACGTCGCGGGATGAGCGAGAACGGATGAACCTGTGGTGCCTCCGGCGGAACTCCTACAAGGATTAAAGTTCCATCGAGACGAATAAGCCCCAGTAACTGATTGAGGTCATGCGCCCCCGATACGGTATCAAGGATACAATCAAACCGTTCAGCGGCTTGCTGCAGCGCCTCTGCATCTGAAAGCAGTAGGAAGTGGTGCGCCCCTAGACGCCGTGCATCCGCCTCTTTTTCTGCGGAGGTGCTAATCACCGTAACCTCAGCACCAAGCGCCGCGGCGAACTTAACCCCCATATGTCCAAGCCCCCCCAAGCCTACAATCGCCACGCTGCTCCCCTTTCCTACCTTCCAGTGCTTAAGGGGCGAGTAGGTTGTAATGCCAGCACACAGGAGCGGTGCCACGGCTTTGAGGTCGAGTTTCGGAGATATCCGTAAAACATACCTCTCATCAACAACTATATGCGAGGAATATCCGCCGTGAGTTGGCGTTACCTTATCCTGCTCAGTTCCATTGTAGGTAAGGGAGAGGTGCCCCTGGCAATACTGCTCCAAGCCCCTGCTACAACTGCTACACTCACGACACGAGTCAACGAAACAGCCAACACCAACAAGATCATTTAAGGTGTAAGAGGATACCTCGGACCCCACCTGAGCTACCCGGCCAACGATCTCGTGCCCAGGAACCATCGGAAAGACCGAATTTCCCCACTCTCCACGCGCCTGATGAATATCGGAGTGACAGACCCCGCAGTAGTGAATCTCAATGAGTACATCGTGCGCGCCAACCTCGCGGCGAGTTAGTTCAAACGGTGCAATCGGAGAGGTTGCGTTGAGAGCGGCGTAAGCATGCGTAGAGACCATAGGGGATATCCTCATGTAAGGGCTTAAGTACGAAACGAGCAGAGCATACGTTGCAAGGATAATTTATAAAAGTGCAGAATCCCCCTCTGTACTACAGAAGTTATGCAATATGCCCTACTGGTCTGCGATGGGCACTACCGGAGCAGGAATGTCCTTGTTGAAGCCGCCTCTTTGGCAGATACTCTGTTGAGTTGGTCCTATTTGGACTGCATCTAAAGAACATCTGTCTGAATTTGTAGAAGGGTCATTATATCTATGATACTCCGAGTTTCCTTCATTCTCCTATGTTGCTTATCTCTCTCTGCCTGCTCAATCTTTGGCGCTGATAAAAAAGGGTGCCAGAAGGCTGCTAGCTCATGTGGCTGCGATAAGGACAAAGCTACTGAAACTGATGGTGCTGGCTGCGGCGGATAGCGCGATCCTACAGCTCTCCTTCTCCTTCCCCGTCTCCTTCTTCCTGTCTGGCCTCATCCTGGAGATCGAAGGTCTCAAGAACGTGCTCCTTTTCCGTACCCTCACTAGCAACCGGGGTCTCTACCTTTGCGGCCTGCTGATTTGCAAGTAGCTGCTCTAGCGGATCTACTATTAAGGGTGGTGTTGCTTTGGTTTGCCCCTGTGTGGCTTTCTGCTGCGGCTTTTTATCTTTGCTCTTGCCCTTAGCGGAGGGCTCCACACTCCCAAGAGGAAGGGTCCTCTTAACCGCTGCCAGTGGCACTAATACTAGGTCTCCTGGCTTCATTGCGCTAAGATCTAGGGTCGGATTAGCCCCCTTTAGAAGCTCCACCCCATCCTGTCCTCCAATATACCCCCCATCCTGTCCTCCAATATACCACTGAGAGATCT
Protein-coding sequences here:
- a CDS encoding NAD(P)-dependent alcohol dehydrogenase, giving the protein MVSTHAYAALNATSPIAPFELTRREVGAHDVLIEIHYCGVCHSDIHQARGEWGNSVFPMVPGHEIVGRVAQVGSEVSSYTLNDLVGVGCFVDSCRECSSCSRGLEQYCQGHLSLTYNGTEQDKVTPTHGGYSSHIVVDERYVLRISPKLDLKAVAPLLCAGITTYSPLKHWKVGKGSSVAIVGLGGLGHMGVKFAAALGAEVTVISTSAEKEADARRLGAHHFLLLSDAEALQQAAERFDCILDTVSGAHDLNQLLGLIRLDGTLILVGVPPEAPQVHPFSLIPRRRTIAGSMVGGIKETQEMLDFCAANNIVSDVEMINPAQINVAYERMLRGDVRYRFVIDLMAG
- a CDS encoding carbamoyltransferase — protein: MNILGISALYHDSAACLVADGKIVAAAQEERFTRKKHDPDFPKNAAAYCLKSQGLTIKDVDFVAFYDKPLLKFERLLETYLATAPQGFTSYARAMPLWLKHKLWIPDTIKSELGYNGEVLFTEHHQSHAGSAFYPSPYQEAAILTIDGVGEWTTNSLGVGRGNKFSILREIKFPHSMGLLYSAFTYFTGFKVNSGEYKVMGLAPYGEPKYAQKIYDNLVDLKDDGSYHLNLKYFNYMAGLSMTNEGFDTLFDGPRRKPESPLTQREMDLAASIQVVVEECMLRQARFLHRETGLENLVMAGGVALNCVGNGKLLREGPFKNIWIQPAAGDAGGALGAALCTWYGYLDNPRITSEGVDAQKQTLLGPEFSDEETIEQLAQFGAVYKRVSDDDLYRNTADILAQGKIAGWFQGRMEFGPRALGARSIIGDPRSTSMQATMNLKIKFRESFRPFAPAVMREHVSDYFEMDCDSPYMLLVAPVKESRRLAVSEEEGKLFGIARLNVPKSDIPAVTHVDYSARIQTVSAAQHPGFYKLLSAFKQRTGCAALVNTSFNVRGEPIVCTPADAYACFMRTDMDALIVGNIVMLKEEQPKWQEREDWLTKFELD
- a CDS encoding glycosyltransferase family 2 protein yields the protein MTKKSRSSIAAFIVCCNEERQIRRCLESVRWCDEIVIVDSGSTDRTLQICAEFTSKIIHHDWQGYVIQKRFALAQCSSEWVLNIDADEEVSEELQEEIVKILEEDKAGKVSTHGFLLNRVIFFLDRWWRKGGWYPEYRLRLCRRSATTWGGEDPHEKAHVTGETKRCTGELHHYSFTDLTDYVRRMNTLSSNATPSLIKRGATASAIVIIGRTCARFFKFYISKRGFREGLAGLIVASIEAFSVLLKYAKLWEARKR